One window of Candidatus Eisenbacteria bacterium genomic DNA carries:
- the murG gene encoding undecaprenyldiphospho-muramoylpentapeptide beta-N-acetylglucosaminyltransferase, translated as MRVVFAGGGTGGHIFPAVAVIEELRARAHLEPLFIIGGVRGARLLEPYGIPWRSIPVRGMPRGNRAALAGFFLRLAIAVIRSLALLLRRRPDAVVAMGGYASTPVAFAGALLRVPVFAAEQNTIAGVATRWNARFARRVFLAYEEAREGLPARARARVTGNPVRPEILRGNRERAIRRYELDDRRRTILVVGGSQGARTMNRIVREAFERWEARDGVQVLFQTGEADYETVRESCSRIALLVRPVPFLTDMGDALGAADLVVCRAGASTLAEITALGLPSILIPFPSAADRHQSRNAEVLAARGAALHFEEERLTPEILGRAMKELLDDEARRLEMGRRARALGRPEAARRIAEEILAAVGKGGGIEGSHTNDSGVEEGGVR; from the coding sequence ATGAGGGTGGTCTTCGCGGGCGGCGGAACCGGGGGGCACATCTTCCCCGCGGTGGCGGTGATCGAGGAGCTTCGCGCGCGCGCGCATCTCGAGCCGCTCTTCATCATCGGCGGGGTCCGCGGCGCGCGGCTTCTCGAACCGTACGGGATTCCGTGGCGGTCGATCCCGGTGCGCGGCATGCCGCGGGGAAACCGCGCCGCTCTCGCCGGGTTCTTCCTCCGCCTCGCGATCGCCGTGATCCGATCGCTCGCGCTTCTTCTTCGGCGGAGGCCGGACGCGGTCGTCGCGATGGGAGGATACGCGAGCACGCCGGTCGCGTTCGCGGGGGCGCTCCTTCGCGTCCCCGTCTTCGCCGCGGAGCAGAACACGATCGCGGGCGTCGCCACGCGCTGGAACGCCCGCTTCGCGCGGCGCGTCTTCCTCGCCTACGAGGAGGCGCGCGAGGGTCTTCCGGCGCGCGCGCGCGCCCGAGTCACCGGGAACCCGGTCCGCCCGGAGATCCTTCGGGGGAACCGGGAGCGCGCGATCCGCCGGTACGAGTTGGACGATCGGCGCCGCACGATTCTCGTCGTCGGCGGCAGCCAGGGGGCCCGGACGATGAACCGCATCGTCCGGGAGGCTTTCGAGAGGTGGGAGGCGAGAGATGGGGTTCAGGTCCTCTTCCAAACCGGAGAGGCCGATTACGAGACGGTTCGGGAATCCTGCAGCCGGATCGCTCTCCTCGTGCGCCCCGTCCCGTTCCTCACCGACATGGGAGACGCCTTGGGCGCGGCGGACCTCGTTGTCTGCCGCGCCGGCGCCTCCACTCTCGCCGAGATCACCGCGCTCGGCCTGCCGTCGATTCTGATCCCGTTCCCTTCGGCGGCGGACCGGCATCAATCGCGGAACGCGGAGGTTCTCGCCGCGCGTGGCGCGGCGCTTCACTTCGAAGAGGAAAGGTTGACGCCCGAGATTCTCGGGCGCGCGATGAAGGAGCTTCTGGACGACGAGGCGCGGCGGCTGGAGATGGGCCGCCGGGCCCGCGCGCTCGGCCGGCCGGAGGCGGCGCGGCGGATCGCCGAGGAGATCCTGGCCGCGGTCGGGAAGGGGGGAGGGATTGAAGGTTCTCACACGAACGATTCAGGAGTCGAGGAAGGCGGCGTTCGGTAA
- the ftsW gene encoding putative lipid II flippase FtsW — MKTEGSSEGFRAERCGPDRILLAVVLLLVGIGIVVVSSASNFRAAELFRDPHYFLKNHLVRVAIALFGLWAAYRTDYRTLTRRSRLLIGIGIAFLVLVLFIGWGDEERGARRWIRWGPISFQPSELAKLLIIVYLASFLSRRQRSLEVFRPLVPPIGVLGLVIVLIALQKNLSAVVHVAALSMLVLFVGGIRLIHLAKVAALFLVVAAVSVAACPYQLDRILDRKDGREDKKASDYQVDQSLIALGSGGLTGVGIGQSKQKYFFLPDSHTDFVLGIIGEEGGLVGTGAVMVLLLLFAWRGMRIAARAPDREGRLLASGITFLVALYAMMHVAVVTDAMPTTGVPLPFVSYGGSSIIVALFGTGVLLNISRQSYRRSFASADLARERLGKRSP, encoded by the coding sequence AGCGCGAGCAATTTCCGCGCGGCGGAGCTGTTTCGAGACCCGCATTACTTCCTCAAGAACCACTTGGTCCGCGTGGCGATCGCCCTCTTCGGGCTTTGGGCCGCCTATCGGACCGACTATCGCACGCTCACGCGCCGCTCGCGTCTCTTGATAGGGATCGGAATCGCGTTTCTCGTGCTCGTCCTCTTCATCGGGTGGGGCGACGAGGAGCGAGGGGCGCGCCGCTGGATCCGCTGGGGGCCGATCTCGTTCCAGCCGAGCGAGCTCGCCAAGCTCCTCATCATCGTGTACCTGGCGAGCTTTCTTTCCAGAAGGCAGCGAAGCCTCGAGGTCTTTCGTCCTCTCGTCCCGCCGATCGGAGTGCTTGGGCTGGTCATCGTGCTGATCGCGCTCCAGAAGAACCTTTCGGCGGTCGTGCATGTCGCGGCCCTCTCGATGCTCGTTCTCTTCGTGGGAGGAATCCGCTTGATCCATCTTGCCAAGGTGGCCGCGCTCTTCCTCGTGGTGGCCGCCGTCTCCGTCGCAGCCTGCCCGTATCAGCTCGACCGGATTCTCGACCGAAAGGACGGGCGGGAGGACAAGAAGGCATCCGACTACCAGGTCGATCAGTCGCTCATCGCGCTCGGATCGGGAGGCCTTACGGGGGTCGGCATTGGGCAGTCGAAGCAGAAGTACTTCTTCCTCCCCGATTCGCACACTGACTTCGTTCTGGGGATCATCGGAGAGGAAGGCGGCCTCGTCGGGACGGGAGCCGTGATGGTTCTCCTCCTTCTCTTCGCGTGGCGCGGGATGCGGATCGCCGCGCGCGCCCCCGACCGCGAGGGAAGGCTGCTCGCGTCGGGGATCACCTTCCTCGTCGCGCTCTACGCGATGATGCACGTCGCGGTCGTCACCGACGCAATGCCGACGACCGGGGTTCCGCTTCCGTTCGTGAGCTACGGCGGTTCGTCGATCATCGTCGCGCTTTTCGGCACCGGCGTGCTTCTCAACATTTCGAGGCAGTCGTACCGGCGCTCGTTCGCCTCGGCGGATCTCGCGCGCGAGCGCCTCGGGAAAAGGAGTCCATGA